One window of Camelina sativa cultivar DH55 chromosome 4, Cs, whole genome shotgun sequence genomic DNA carries:
- the LOC104782416 gene encoding 40S ribosomal protein S15a-like, with translation MVRTSVLNDSLKSMCNAEKRGKRQVMIRPSSKVIIKFLTVMQKHGYIAEFEYVDDHRSGKIVVELNGRLNKCGVISPRFDVGVKEIEGWTAKLLPSRQFGYIVLTTSAGIMDHEEARRKNVGGKVLGFFY, from the exons ATGGTGAGGACTAGCGTCTTAAATGATTCTCTGAAGAGCATGTGTAATGCAGAGAAACGAGGGAAACGCCAAGTAATGATAAGACCCTCTTCCAAAGTGATCATTAAGTTTCTCACTGTGATGCAAAAGCATG GTTACATTGCGGAGTTTGAATATGTGGATGATCACCGATCCGGTAAGATTGTGGTTGAGCTTAATGGAAGGCTTAACAAGTGTGGTGTTATTAGTCCTCGTTTTGATGTTGGCGTCAAGGAAATCGAAGGTTGGACTGCCAAATTACTCCCTTCAAGACAG TTTGGGTACATTGTCTTGACAACATCAGCTGGAATCATGGACCATGAAGAGGCTAGGAGGAAAAATGTTGGAGGCAAAGTGCTTGGTTTTTTCTACTAG
- the LOC104782414 gene encoding ACT domain-containing protein ACR9-like — protein sequence MGILNDDAVLVEPGKISGDPTIVTVNCPDESGLGSTLCRIILEFGLSITRADFSTDGRWCYIVFWVTPDNNNSSPKIDWESLKNRLLSACPSCLGSFYFSLQSNVSIPPPPSLYLLKFFCRDRKGLLHDVTKVLTELEFTIQRVKVMTTPDGRVLDMFFITDAIGISCIRNRGKLKRVII from the exons atgggaatTCTCAACGACGACGCCGTTTTAGTCGAACCTGGAAAAATCTCCGGAGATCCCACCATCGTTACCGTCAATTGTCCTGATGAATCCGGTTTAGGTTCTACTCTCTGTAGAATCATCCTCGAATTTGGTCTCTCCATTACCCGTGCAG ATTTTTCAACAGATGGGAGATGGTGTTATATAGTGTTTTGGGTAACTCCAGATAATAATAACAGCTCTCCTAAGATTGATTGGGAAAGCTTAAAGAATCGTCTTTTATCTGCTTGTCCTTCTTGCTTAGGCTCTTTCTACTTCTCTCTTCAATCCAATGTCTCTatccctcctcctccttcccTTTACCTTCTCAAGTTCTTTTGCCGTGACCGGAAAGGCTTGCTTCatg ATGTTACTAAAGTTCTGACAGAGTTAGAGTTTACGATTCAAAGAGTTAAAGTCATGACTACACCTGATGGAAGAGTTCTTGATATGTTTTTCATCACCGACGCAAT agGGATCTCCTGCATACGAAACAGAGGCAAACTGAAACGTGTGATCATCTAA
- the LOC109132555 gene encoding ACT domain-containing protein ACR9-like has protein sequence MVSSSNKAVLTVDDHLSPAHTLLQIRCVDQKGLFYDILRTSKDCDVHIAYGRFSSKVKGYRNLDLFVRGTDGKKISDPKHQANFCARLKEEMVCPLRVIIVNRGPDSELLVANPVELSGKGRPRVFYDVTLALKSLGVCIFSAEIGRHSTLDRQWEVYRFLLDESRELPLASLRARNQIVDRVTKTLMGW, from the exons ATGGT CTCTAGCTCCAACAAAGCGGTTCTTACTGTTGATGATCACTTGAGCCCTGCGCATACCTTGCTTCAGATTCGTTGTGTTGATCAAAAGGGGCTTTTCTATGATATCCTCAGGACTTCTAAAGACTGCGATGTCCAC ATTGCATACGGTAGATTCTCCTCAAAGGTGAAAGGCTACAGGAATTTGGACTTGTTTGTTCGAGGTACAGACGGGAAGAAGATATCGGACCCAAAACATCAAGCCAACTTCTGTGCTCGGCTTAAGGAGGAAATGGTGTGTCCTTTGCGAGTGATCATCGTGAACCGAGGACCAGATTCTGAGCTGTTAGTAGCTAACCCTGTGGAGCTATCTGGCAAAGGAAGACCACGAGTTTTCTACGATGTCACACTCGCGTTGAAATCACTAGGAGTCTGCATTTTCTCG gcTGAGATTGGGAGGCATTCGACTTTAGACAGACAATGGGAAGTTTATAGATTTCTTTTGGATGAGAGTCGTGAGTTACCGTTGGCTAGTCTCCGTGCAAGGAATCAGATAGTGGATAGAGTCACAAAGACACTTATGGGTTGGTGA
- the LOC104782415 gene encoding uncharacterized protein LOC104782415: MTTLTTGKHSPVTGKEEGELSASDEDVQAMETSTRAPLTEHISVPSANTNIQRRQPGNGGYIIKPSDATPSKQAIAAIHGKKVPARGNNSNLVINFSNDDSGSESDGKGRAQISKIQPKGTMSGNRNPSTFSQTKLKGPRQTDNRAITKKAFSTSAFSHASTSNVSNLSFAKDMRSTKNIHTYERTVSKDTRRPEQVLEPNRNKLQDLKQQIALRESELKLKAAQPKKDAVNPKSSPARRVNIVSDDTRQLEPNEPPKKRLKVGGIDTSQPIIDYRVPASAAAPMNAPDVRKIQLPGVNAKPSCKHLGSNNDEIVPPLISQHTVKGNTSSNAFQKSVGQANHYEGGRELERVKTIDRSVSSDQLLKIVNGNHQPCLNSSGLWNIPGNTTAPGNNHLDMLSLSNLEESLDKELEEAQERKHLCEIEERNALKVYRKAQRSLIEANARCAELYSKREILSAHYGSLIVHDSRLLWPSIHNENPETGFHFSGNIDSATKTEIVQHTQLESNHRYDSEYGGSHPPQHSRSGLNLGSEPCSDLDASTSDGLPCSNKQIASRLCSPSSDANILPEVESFPVDHESTEGNLGGHQTEELDQTLGNQKALLLEASLRSKLFERLGKRAVNGETVIDRGDESDVASEQAHRDDSSPFSEKYQHNDSREPGANKLQGSPSKAPVEWRSIEEHSLDFQSSIDMDSHKISPENDLLSSVALSGPLFRSTIYHLKVPGSSITSLGPEQNKSYSLYSDKRKCRSLTDTAVYEKNGFYTCNLNVDPSWPLCMYELRGRCNNDECVWQHFKDFSDNSLHQSLHDPTDGRVRSNSHPKKHNSSKGSHIMDTVFSPTYFVSLDTMKVDSWSYESVLAQRHGQMWWKHFSTCLASSNSLYRNVPGKEYEGRIEVLGNSRTYSSYFTIKHSLMNILKQGSDAAVEPVERALTIFCRAVDQSEGLIQALSVLSQGLESDPTSEILWTVYLLIYHAYEGSDGKHMFPYGVKHSSRSYVIWLLYINSRGQLNDQIIAYEAALSALCNHESGSINKNHASACILDVLLQMFNLLCISGNVSKAIQRISKFQAPAADSDDPEFSLMSHILTCLTYSDKCVFWVCCVYLVIYRKLPDSIVQRLEMEKELLEIEWPSVYLDGDLKQMALRLFEKGMLSAESCTNDGLSKNGIQKRPAGVFALNHALFMIAVDELESYRDILKASVKLYPTCLELKLLALRMQSDELKDMFSSGYEEFLKQEAKEASCIQCIWNQYAEYALQGGNYDMARELMSRWYVSVWDVLSRKNKTVLANEEEGDDSLLESALSDLNVASGQVDVMFGYLNLSLHNLLQRNWTEAHSAIDQALKATAPEHFMHCLREHALFQLINELQATGEFSMNLQLRLLNSYLDRSSSLPVREPLSWKFISNSGEKPRVRKLVTNLLAPVSSEHLVVNVVLEAWHGPSLVPEKLNKQKELVDFVETILQLVPCNYPLALSVSKLLRKEEKHSDSGSSSGIHFWAGLNLVSTISCTVPVAPEYIWVEAGEIVSSINGFKTRAERFLKKALSVYPMSVKLWRCYRRLCKSIEERRGTEIEEAARKKGITLD; the protein is encoded by the exons ATGACGACATTAACCACCGGGAAACACTCTCCGGTTACCGGAAAAGAAGAAGGCGAGCTATCTGCCTCCGACGAAGAC gtacaagcaatggaAACAAGCACGAGAGCTCCTCTTACTGAACATATATCAGTTCCTTCAGCTAACACAAATATCCAAAGGCGTCAACCTG GAAACGGTGGATATATAATTAAACCTTCTGATGCTACACCGTCGAAGCAAGCTATTGCTGCCATTCATGGGAAGAAAGTTCCTGCAAGGGGCAACAACAGCAACCTCGTGATAAACTTCTCTAATGATGATAGTGGTAGTGAATCTGATGGTAAAGGACGGGCACAGATATCAAAGATTCAACCAAAGGGAACCATGTCTGGGAATAGAAACCCGTCTACATTTTcacaaacaaaattgaaaggACCAAGACAAACTGATAACAGAGCTATAACAAAGAAGGCATTCTCCACTAGCGCCTTTAGTCATGCTTCGACTTCCAATGTTTCCAACCTTTCATTTGCTAAGGATATGAGATCCACTAAAAATATTCATACCTACGAAAGGACGGTTAGCAAAGATACACGGCGTCCTGAACAGGTTTTGGAGCCCAATCGCAACAAACTTCAGGATTTGAAGCAGCAGATTGCGCTTCGGGAAAGTGAGCTGAAGCTTAAGGCTGCGCAGCCGAAGAAAGATGCTGTTAACCCAAAAAGCAGTCCAGCAAGGAGAGTCAATATTGTTTCTGATGATACTAGACAGCTAGAACCAAACGAACCTCCCAAGAAGCGCTTAAAAGTTGGTGGAATTGACACAAGTCAGCCTATTATTGATTATCGAGTGCCAGCATCTGCTGCTGCACCAATGAATGCGCCAGACGTTCGTAAAATTCAACTGCCTG GTGTCAATGCAAAACCTAGTTGCAAACACCTCGGAAGCAACAATGATGAGATAGTTCCACCTCTAATTTCTCAGCATACTGTAAAAGGAAATACAAGCTCAAATGCCTTTCAAAAAAGTGTT GGTCAAGCAAATCATTACGAAGGTGGAAGAGAACTGGAAAGAGTGAAAACTATTGATAGGAGCGTGTCAAGTGATCAGTTACTTAAAATAGTCAATGGAAACCATCAG CCTTGTTTGAATAGTTCTGGCCTCTGGAACATCCCGGGAAATACAACAGCTCCTGGAAATAATCATCTGGATATGCTATCTTTGTCGAACCTAGAGGAATCGCTTGACAAAGAGTTGGAAGAAGCACAAGAACGTAAACACCTTTGTGAAATTGAGGAAAGAAATGCTCTTAAAGTTTATAGAAAGGCACAGAGATCTTTGATCGAGGCAAATGCCAGATGTGCAGAACTTTACAGTAAGAGAGAAATTTTATCTGCTCATTATGGATCTCTCATTGTCCACGACTCCAGATTGTTGTGGCCTTCTATACATAATGAGAATCCTGAAACTGGGTTTCACTTTAGTGGCAACATTGATTCGGCAACCAAAACAGAGATCGTTCAGCATACTCAGCTAGAAAGCAACCACAGATATGACAGTGAATATGGTGGCAGTCATCCTCCACAACATTCCCGTAGTGGACTGAATTTGGGTTCAGAACCATGCAGTGATCTTGATGCTAGCACCTCTGATGGACTGCCTTGCAGTAACAAGCAAATTGCAAGTAGACTATGCTCTCCGTCAAGTGATGCAAACATTTTACCAGAGGTCGAGTCATTTCCAGTTGACCATGAATCTACCGAGGGGAACCTTGGGGGACATCAAACGGAAGAACTTGATCAAACACTAGGCAATCAGAAAGCTTTGCTTCTCGAAGCATCATTAAGATCGAAATTGTTTGAGCGTCTAGGCAAGAGGGCAGTCAATGGAGAGACTGTGATAGATAGAGGAGATGAAAGCGATGTTGCAAGTGAACAAGCCCACAGAGATGACAGTAGTCCTTTCTCCGAAAAATATCAGCATAATGATTCTCGAG AGCCAGGTGCCAATAAACTGCAAGGAAGTCCCTCCAAAGCACCAGTTGAATGGCGCTCGATTGAGGAACATTCGCTAGATTTTCAGTCATCTATAGATATGGACTCCCATAAGATTTCACCAGAGAATGACCTTTTATCGTCTGTAGCTTTGTCAGGTCCTTTGTTTCGGAGCACAATCTATCATCTGAAAGTCCCTGGGTCTTCAATTACATCTCTGGGTCCagaacaaaacaagtcatataGCCTATACagtgataaaagaaaatgtagGAGCTTGACTGATACTGCAGTGTATGAGAAAAATGGCTTCTACACCTGTAATTTGAATGTGGACCCTTCTTGGCCTCTCTGCATGTACGAGTTACGTGGAAGGTGCAATAACGATGAATGTGTTTGGCAACATTTCAAGGATTTCTCTGATAACAGTTTGCATCAAAGTCTACATGATCCTACTG ATGGTAGAGTCAGGTCAAACTCACATCCGAAGAAACATAATTCTTCCAAAGGATCCCACATTATGGACACGGTGTTTTCACCAACTTACTTTGTCTCCTTGGATACGATGAAGGTTGACTCGTGGTCTTATGAGTCCGTTCTGGCTCAAAGACATGGACAAATGTGGTGGAAGCACTTTAGTACCTGCCTAGCCTCATCGAACTCGCTTTACAGAAATGTACCTGGAAAGGAATATGAAGGTCGAATTGAGGTCCTAGGAAATTCAAGAACATACTCATCATACTTCACGATTAAGCATAGCTTGATg AATATCCTTAAACAAGGTTCAGATGCTGCTGTTGAACCCGTGGAAAGGGCTCTTACTATTTTCTGTCGGGCAGTTGATCAGTCAGAAGGCTTGATCCAG GCCCTTTCTGTGCTTTCACAAGGTCTTGAAAGTGACCCAACTTCTGAGATTCTTTGGACTGTTTATCTCCTGATTTACCATGCATATGAAGGATCAGATGGGAAACATATGTTTCCTTATGGG GTCAAACACAGTAGCAGATCATACGTAATTTGGCTTCTGTACATCAACAGTCGAGGACAACTTAATGATCAAATAATTGCATATGAGGCTGCCCTCTCGGCACTTTGCAACCATGAATCTGGGTCTATTAACAAGAATCATGCCAGCGCTTGcatattagatgttttgttgcaGATGTTCAACCTTTTGTGCATTTCTGGGAATGTTTCTAAGGCAATACAGAGAATATCCAAGTTTCAGGCTCCAGCAGCAGATTCTGATGACCCTGAATTTTCACTGATGTCTCACATTCTCACATGCTTAACATATTCTGACAAATGTGTGTTCTGGGTTTGTTGTGTGTACTTAGTTATTTACAGGAAGCTGCCTGACTCTATTGTCCAACGACTTGAAATGGAGAAGGAACTACTTGAAATAGAATGGCCTTCTGTTTATTTGGATGGTGATCTGAAGCAAATGGCGCTCAGACTATTTGAGAAAGGGATGCTTTCCGCAGAATCTTGTACCAACGATGGGTTGTCGAAAAATGGAATACAAAAGCGACCTGCCGGGGTATTTGCTCTGAACCACGCTCTGTTTATGATTGCAGTAGATGAGTTGGAAAGCTATAGGGACATTTTGAAGGCATCTGTTAAACTCTACCCAACTTGCTTAGAGCTGAAATTGTTAGCACTTAGGATGCAATCAGATGAGTTAAAGGATATGTTTTCGTCTGGGTATGAAGAGTTTCTCAAGCAGGAAGCAAAAGAGGCATCATGCATACAATGTATTTGGAATCAGTATGCTGAATATGCTTTGCAAGGAGGAAACTACGACATGGCAAGAGAACTCATGTCCCGTTGGTACGTTTCAGTATGGGATGTATTGTCCCGTAAGAATAAGACAGTACTGgctaatgaagaagaaggtgatgatAGTTTGCTGGAATCAGCTTTATCAGATCTAAATGTTGCATCGGGTCAGGTGGATGTTATGTTTGGCTATCTTAATCTATCTCTCCATAATCTACTGCAGCGTAACTGGACCGAGGCTCACTCGGCCATTGACCAAGCACTAAAAGCTACAGCTCCCGAGCATTTTATGCACTGTCTTAGAGAGCATGCTCTGTTTCAGCTAATCAACGAGTTGCAAGCAACTGGTGAATTTTCAATGAACCTACAATTGAGATTACTCAACTCTTACTTGGATAGATCAAGTTCTTTACCTGTAAGAGAGCCACTATCTTGGAAATTCATCAGCAACAGCGGGGAGAAACCGAGAGTTAGGAAGCTAGTTACTAACCTTCTGGCTCCAGTTTCATCTGAACACTTAGTGGTGAATGTTGTTCTTGAAGCATGGCACGGACCATCTCTTGTACCCGAGAAGctaaataaacaaaaggaaCTGGTGGATTTTGTGGAAACAATACTACAGCTGGTTCCATGCAATTACCCGCTGGCGTTGTCTGTAAGTAAGCTGTTaaggaaagaagagaaacattCAGATTCTGGTTCCTCCTCGGGTATTCATTTCTGGGCGGGTCTGAATTTGGTGAGCACAATATCTTGTACTGTCCCAGTAGCTCCGGAGTATATATGGGTGGAGGCCGGAGAAATAGTGAGCAGTATCAATGGTTTCAAGACAAGAGCTGAGAGATTTTTGAAGAAAGCTTTGTCTGTATATCCAATGTCTGTGAAGTTATGGAGATGTTACAGGAGATTATGCAAAAGtatagaagagagaagaggtaCTGAGATCGAAGAAGCAGCCAGAAAGAAAGGAATCACTCTTGATTGA